TTCCGCCCGCGGGCCCGTGCGCCGCCTGCGAGGCGGGCCCGCGCGCGGTCGCTTCCGGGGTCACTGCCCGCTGGATTCGCTGAGGATCCGCGCGCGGCGGATCCCGTGGAAGTTCATCCGATTGTGGAGGTGCTGCCGGCTCACGCCCAGGGCGCGCGCCGCTCGCGACACGTTCGACTCGCACTGCCGGAGCGCCTCGCGGATCGTCTCGGCCTCGACGGAGTCCAGCGTCTCCCGCAGCGAGTGCTGGCCGTCCCACCGCCGGGATACCGTCGCCCCCAGCCCGAACAGGGAGGGCTCGAGCGGCGCCCCTTCGTCGGCCAGCGCGACCGCGCGGGCCATGGCGTTCTCCAACTCCCGGACGTTGCCCGGCCACGGGTAGCGCAGGAGCAGCTCCCGCGACTCCACGGTGAGGCCGCGGGTCGCTTTCGACTGCTGCTTCGCGAAGAGGTCCAGGAAGTGCTGCGCGAGGAGAAGGATGTCCTCGCCGCGCTCGCGGAGCGGCGGCGATTCGATCGGCACCACGTTCAAGCGGTAGAAGAGATCCTGGCGGAAGCGCCCGCCGTCCACCTCGGCGCGGAGGTCGCGGTTCGTGGCGGTGATCAGGCGGATGTCCACGCGGCGGCTGACCGTGTCGCCCACGCGCCGGATCTGCGAATCTTGGAGCACGCGGAGGAGCTTGACCTGAAGCGAAGCGGGCATCTCCCCCACCTCGTCGAGGAAGAGCGTTCCCTGGTCGGCCGCTTCGAACAGTCCGACGCGGTCCTCGTTCGCTCCCGTGAAGGCGCCCTTCTTGTAGCCGAACAGCTCGCTCTCGAGCAGGTTCTCCGGGAGCGCGCCGCAATTGACGGCGATGAAGTTCCGGTCCTTGCGCGGCCCGTGCAGATGGATCGCGCGCGCGACCAGCTCTTTCCCCGTCCCGGTCTCGCCGGTGACCAGAACCGAGACCTGGGTCGGGATCACCTTCTCCATCAGGTCCACGACGCGCTGCATGCGGGGGCTCTTGCCGATCAGGAGTCCGTAGCGGACGTCCTCCTTGAGCGCGCGGCGGAGATTCAGATTCTCGATCTCGAGGCGGTTCTTGGAATCCTTCAGCGCCTCGTGGAGGCGCGCGTTCTCGAGCGCCACGGCGACCAGCGCGGCGAAGCCCTCGAGGAGGGCGATGTCCTCGGGCGTGAACTCGTGCGCGATGGAGTGGGAGTCGATGTAGAGCACGCCGAGGACGCGTCCCGCGTTCGAGATCGGAAGCGCGACGACGGTGCGGAGCGAAAGCTCCCGCACGCTCTTTCGATCCTGGAAGAGCGAGGAGCCCATCGCGTCGGGAACCCAGACGGTCTCGCGGCGGTGCGCGGCCTCTTCGGCGATCCCCCACGAGATCTGGAAGTCGTCGGAGGAGACCGTGGTCTCGTCCTTGCTGCGCGCGACCTCGAAGTGGAGCTTGCCGTCTTCCCGGCAGAGCATCAGGAATCCGCGATCCGCCCCGGCGACCTGCACCACCGCGTCCACGATGCGCACGAGGAGCTCGTTCAGATCGAGCGTGCTCGTGACGGTGCGGCTCGCGTGCAGCAGATGCTGCAGCCGGTCGAGATCGGAGGTGAC
This DNA window, taken from Candidatus Binatia bacterium, encodes the following:
- a CDS encoding sigma 54-interacting transcriptional regulator, with the protein product MSQHTDPFHENESAASSNPLGKPLGDPLSRPLGSHPANLPENDPLEALSRGLSQWERELLTQPRSPSRPRVTSDLDRLQHLLHASRTVTSTLDLNELLVRIVDAVVQVAGADRGFLMLCREDGKLHFEVARSKDETTVSSDDFQISWGIAEEAAHRRETVWVPDAMGSSLFQDRKSVRELSLRTVVALPISNAGRVLGVLYIDSHSIAHEFTPEDIALLEGFAALVAVALENARLHEALKDSKNRLEIENLNLRRALKEDVRYGLLIGKSPRMQRVVDLMEKVIPTQVSVLVTGETGTGKELVARAIHLHGPRKDRNFIAVNCGALPENLLESELFGYKKGAFTGANEDRVGLFEAADQGTLFLDEVGEMPASLQVKLLRVLQDSQIRRVGDTVSRRVDIRLITATNRDLRAEVDGGRFRQDLFYRLNVVPIESPPLRERGEDILLLAQHFLDLFAKQQSKATRGLTVESRELLLRYPWPGNVRELENAMARAVALADEGAPLEPSLFGLGATVSRRWDGQHSLRETLDSVEAETIREALRQCESNVSRAARALGVSRQHLHNRMNFHGIRRARILSESSGQ